One region of Novipirellula artificiosorum genomic DNA includes:
- a CDS encoding multiheme c-type cytochrome: MNRKLLIAVIVIVGLVVAYATGAISPSTTETISHTLHRSVNPDSLSAAHANLTGNCQACHTPVVGVDTAKCILCHANDESILQRQPTSFHASIGTCKECHREHQGLAAKLSKMDHSLLATIGMNSLAKADFGTQRQSTSTMIRDKLRIGMPPHNRITLEEATLDCASCHSNDDQHQSLFGTDCAQCHATDRWTIPEYKHPSPSSTNCNQCHQAPPSHYMMHFKMISATVAGKPHARVEQCNQCHQTTSWNDIKNVGWYKHH, translated from the coding sequence ATGAACCGCAAACTATTGATCGCCGTAATCGTGATCGTGGGACTGGTTGTCGCCTATGCAACCGGTGCGATCTCACCGAGCACGACCGAGACCATTTCGCATACCTTACATCGCTCGGTGAACCCCGACTCACTTTCAGCGGCACATGCCAATCTTACTGGTAATTGTCAAGCGTGTCACACTCCTGTGGTTGGTGTCGATACGGCCAAGTGCATTCTGTGCCATGCCAACGATGAGTCGATTCTACAGCGCCAACCGACCTCGTTTCACGCCAGTATCGGAACGTGCAAGGAATGTCATCGAGAGCACCAAGGACTCGCTGCAAAATTATCTAAAATGGATCACTCCTTGCTAGCCACCATTGGCATGAACTCGCTAGCGAAGGCGGACTTTGGGACTCAGAGGCAGTCAACCAGTACGATGATCCGTGACAAACTTCGCATCGGGATGCCACCGCACAACCGGATCACGCTTGAAGAAGCCACATTGGATTGTGCGTCGTGCCATTCGAATGATGACCAGCATCAAAGTTTGTTCGGCACCGACTGTGCTCAGTGTCATGCAACTGACCGTTGGACGATTCCTGAGTACAAGCATCCATCGCCAAGTTCGACGAACTGCAACCAATGTCATCAAGCACCGCCGAGTCACTACATGATGCACTTTAAGATGATTTCAGCGACCGTTGCAGGTAAACCACACGCAAGGGTCGAACAGTGCAATCAGTGTCACCAAACGACCAGTTGGAACGACATCAAGAATGTCGGTTGGTACAAACATCATTGA
- a CDS encoding FAD-binding oxidoreductase produces MFRLLHLIILATALSVSPLHAQISPEEHASHHPDQAAGNAGSSTSAMGGPPEGVGGGPPDGAGGMMGGGGGMGGMMEKMGAPKPKDLYPSLMELPDLPIERKAELEQEAHQRMMSGTRVLSEAFDELSRSASGNDFAAMQQATEKIREGLGDFESGLAAHRALREGLAPRDVALQWFKRELNLPNAANIRPSHALLWGMTPFHTSVMAVLVLFTAAMIWMYFFKMRRAASLLEKLSVAGSGGVGSEEMGRSGEGESLLADSVSPNSPTPNADCCDGDDACPTEEANADGETFSTGLIPVANKKLCRLRVANISQQTEDVKTLRLVSCHSGCIPFSYLPGQFLTFTLPVGEKPIRRSYTISSSPTQAYYCEVSIKREENGAGSRYLSDQVKVGDTLEVKAPSGRFIFTGKEADSVVLISGGVGITPMMSVTRALTDMCWPGEIDFIAACRDPEHFIFRSELELLAERFDNLHLFAALSRIDNGMGSYRKGRLSKEMLSEWVPDIAGKRIHICGAPAMMEATKEMLAELKVPPENIHTESFGSTQKPKAKVAEKQESHEEKATGAKVTFTASSKSTQLQADETILEASERIDVDIDYSCRVGTCGECIAKLLSGQVTMEVDDGLEPEQKEAGMILACQAKSKENVSVEA; encoded by the coding sequence ATGTTTCGACTCCTTCACTTGATCATTCTTGCGACAGCGTTATCGGTGTCTCCGCTGCATGCACAAATCAGTCCTGAGGAACACGCTAGCCATCACCCTGACCAAGCTGCGGGTAACGCTGGTAGCTCGACATCCGCCATGGGAGGCCCGCCAGAGGGCGTCGGCGGTGGGCCGCCTGATGGTGCTGGCGGCATGATGGGCGGCGGTGGTGGTATGGGCGGGATGATGGAGAAAATGGGCGCGCCCAAGCCGAAAGACTTGTATCCATCGCTGATGGAATTGCCCGATTTGCCGATCGAACGTAAAGCGGAACTGGAGCAAGAAGCCCACCAGAGAATGATGTCGGGGACAAGGGTACTGAGCGAAGCTTTTGACGAACTATCCCGTTCTGCCAGTGGCAACGATTTTGCTGCAATGCAGCAGGCGACCGAAAAAATTCGTGAAGGACTCGGCGACTTTGAGAGCGGATTGGCAGCTCATCGTGCGCTGCGAGAAGGCCTGGCTCCTCGCGATGTTGCACTTCAGTGGTTCAAACGAGAATTGAACCTTCCCAACGCCGCTAACATCCGCCCGTCTCACGCTTTGCTTTGGGGAATGACGCCGTTTCACACCAGTGTCATGGCTGTGCTAGTCCTCTTTACCGCAGCAATGATTTGGATGTACTTCTTCAAGATGCGGCGAGCTGCGTCGCTACTTGAGAAGTTGTCCGTTGCCGGGAGTGGGGGAGTTGGGAGTGAAGAAATGGGGAGATCGGGAGAGGGGGAGTCACTGTTAGCGGACTCCGTTTCTCCCAACTCCCCTACTCCAAACGCGGATTGCTGCGACGGTGACGACGCCTGTCCTACCGAAGAGGCAAACGCTGATGGAGAAACATTTTCTACTGGGCTGATTCCGGTGGCAAACAAGAAGCTTTGCCGTTTGCGAGTTGCGAACATCTCTCAACAGACCGAAGATGTCAAAACGTTGCGCCTAGTCTCCTGCCACAGCGGATGCATTCCGTTCAGCTATTTGCCAGGGCAGTTCCTAACATTCACGTTGCCAGTCGGTGAGAAGCCAATCCGTCGAAGCTACACCATCTCGTCTTCTCCGACGCAAGCGTACTACTGTGAAGTGTCGATCAAGCGTGAAGAGAACGGAGCAGGGTCACGCTATCTCAGTGACCAAGTCAAGGTCGGTGATACTTTAGAAGTGAAAGCACCAAGCGGTCGCTTCATTTTCACTGGCAAAGAGGCGGACAGCGTCGTACTGATTTCGGGTGGTGTTGGCATCACGCCGATGATGAGCGTGACCCGAGCGTTGACTGACATGTGCTGGCCGGGAGAGATCGACTTTATCGCAGCCTGTCGCGACCCTGAACACTTTATCTTCAGGTCAGAACTCGAACTTCTGGCCGAGCGGTTTGACAATCTGCATCTGTTCGCTGCCCTCAGCCGGATCGACAACGGCATGGGAAGCTACCGCAAAGGTCGCTTGAGCAAAGAGATGCTGAGTGAATGGGTACCCGATATTGCTGGGAAACGCATCCATATTTGTGGCGCGCCGGCGATGATGGAAGCGACCAAGGAGATGCTCGCTGAACTGAAGGTTCCACCCGAGAACATTCACACCGAGAGCTTTGGATCCACCCAGAAACCCAAAGCCAAGGTTGCCGAAAAGCAAGAGTCGCACGAAGAAAAAGCAACGGGCGCGAAGGTAACGTTTACCGCGTCGAGTAAGTCGACGCAACTTCAAGCGGACGAAACGATCTTAGAGGCATCCGAACGCATCGACGTCGATATCGACTACTCCTGTCGCGTTGGGACATGCGGCGAGTGTATTGCGAAATTACTTTCGGGTCAGGTGACGATGGAAGTCGACGATGGTTTGGAACCGGAACAGAAGGAAGCGGGAATGATTTTGGCTTGCCAAGCGAAGTCGAAAGAGAACGTGAGCGTGGAGGCATGA
- the glgP gene encoding alpha-glucan family phosphorylase: MNQKNGSTVAYFSMEIALDPKIPTYSGGLGILAGDTIRSAADLRVPMVAVTLLHRKGYFAQAIDSDGWQHEAEMPWEVEKHCEELPACVEIYVDGRPVFVKAWRYMVSGATGDSIAVLLLDTDLPENSSWDRTLTDHLYGGDSDYRLCQEVVLGIGGVRILRALGFDNLARFHMNEGHAALLGLELLDESARFAGRSSFNGEDVQLVQQKCVFTTHTPVPAGHDRFPFDQVRRILGRDDILENHQVFCCAGELNMTYLALNLSHYVNGVAKKHGEVSRKMLVPKDSEHHYSIDHITNGVHLGTWAARPIATLFDRYVPGWREDNASLRGALAIPAAEAWKAHQAAKQRLVDEITVRAMASFDVNTFTIGFARRATAYKRSGLLLHDSERLREIARKAGPIQVVFAGKAHPDDEQGKQLIRQIVERKETMLPEVKIVFLENYDWDLGRVLTAGVDVWLNTPQPPMEASGTSGMKAALNGVPSLSSLDGWWIEGCVEDTTGWAIGNLDSTLSDDSDRDSHDASSMYQTLENSVIPKYYEQRKEWTRIMLHAISLNASYFNTQRMVQQYVLKAYYA, translated from the coding sequence ATGAATCAGAAGAATGGATCAACGGTTGCCTATTTCTCAATGGAGATCGCTCTCGATCCCAAAATCCCAACTTACAGTGGCGGTTTGGGGATATTGGCGGGCGATACTATTCGCTCGGCTGCGGATTTGCGTGTTCCAATGGTCGCGGTAACATTGCTGCACCGAAAAGGCTACTTTGCCCAAGCCATCGATTCTGACGGTTGGCAACATGAAGCCGAAATGCCGTGGGAGGTCGAGAAGCATTGCGAAGAACTTCCAGCATGCGTTGAGATTTATGTTGATGGTCGGCCCGTGTTTGTCAAAGCCTGGCGATACATGGTTTCCGGAGCAACCGGTGATTCGATAGCTGTACTGTTGCTGGATACCGATTTGCCGGAAAACTCTTCGTGGGACCGTACTTTGACGGACCATCTGTATGGCGGTGACAGTGATTATCGATTGTGCCAAGAAGTCGTTTTGGGAATCGGTGGCGTTCGCATTCTTCGTGCTCTCGGTTTCGACAACCTAGCACGCTTTCATATGAACGAAGGGCACGCCGCACTGCTGGGTTTGGAACTGCTAGATGAGAGTGCCAGATTCGCCGGCAGGTCATCGTTTAATGGTGAAGACGTCCAACTCGTCCAACAAAAGTGCGTCTTCACAACCCATACCCCAGTCCCAGCTGGGCACGACCGATTTCCGTTTGATCAAGTCCGACGCATTCTCGGACGCGATGACATTTTGGAAAACCATCAAGTGTTCTGCTGTGCTGGTGAGTTGAACATGACCTATCTGGCACTCAATCTGAGCCATTATGTCAACGGAGTTGCGAAAAAGCACGGTGAGGTTTCTCGCAAGATGCTGGTTCCGAAAGATTCCGAGCACCATTACTCGATCGACCATATCACTAACGGAGTTCACCTAGGAACATGGGCGGCGAGGCCAATCGCGACTCTATTTGACCGCTACGTTCCCGGCTGGCGTGAAGACAACGCCAGTCTCCGCGGAGCGTTGGCGATTCCAGCAGCAGAAGCGTGGAAGGCACACCAAGCAGCGAAGCAACGATTGGTTGATGAGATTACCGTTCGCGCGATGGCCAGCTTCGACGTGAACACTTTCACGATCGGATTTGCGCGACGAGCGACCGCTTACAAACGATCCGGTTTGCTTCTGCACGACTCCGAACGCTTACGAGAAATCGCAAGGAAAGCGGGACCAATCCAGGTTGTATTTGCTGGAAAAGCACATCCTGATGATGAGCAAGGAAAGCAGTTGATTCGGCAAATTGTCGAACGAAAAGAAACGATGCTGCCCGAAGTGAAAATTGTCTTCTTGGAAAACTATGATTGGGACCTTGGACGGGTTCTGACCGCAGGCGTTGACGTTTGGCTCAATACACCTCAGCCACCGATGGAGGCGTCAGGAACCAGTGGAATGAAAGCGGCTCTCAACGGTGTGCCGAGTTTGAGCAGCCTGGACGGATGGTGGATCGAAGGTTGTGTGGAAGATACGACGGGCTGGGCGATTGGCAACCTCGATTCGACTTTGTCAGACGATTCTGACCGCGACAGTCATGACGCATCCTCGATGTACCAAACTCTGGAAAACTCGGTGATTCCGAAGTATTACGAGCAGCGAAAAGAATGGACGCGGATCATGTTACACGCGATTTCGCTGAATGCTTCCTATTTCAATACGCAACGAATGGTGCAGCAGTACGTGTTGAAAGCCTATTACGCTTAG
- a CDS encoding DUF5676 family membrane protein, which yields MNKLAPLRFGLGLGTAWSVFYVLCILTMRLLPHETTVWLFNLFFHGLDVASIMRWDIPWWESALSVLVSFAAGWLCGVALAVVYNVTLKKEPTHIQ from the coding sequence ATGAACAAACTAGCTCCGCTACGATTCGGCCTTGGCTTAGGAACGGCTTGGTCCGTTTTCTACGTCCTTTGCATTTTGACGATGCGCCTGCTGCCGCACGAAACAACCGTTTGGTTGTTCAATCTCTTCTTTCACGGCTTGGACGTAGCATCGATCATGCGCTGGGATATCCCCTGGTGGGAATCCGCCCTCAGTGTTCTGGTCAGCTTCGCAGCCGGTTGGCTTTGCGGTGTTGCGCTGGCGGTCGTCTACAACGTCACTTTGAAGAAAGAACCAACCCACATCCAATGA
- a CDS encoding zf-HC2 domain-containing protein, with protein MNCTESQTLLSAFYDDELDQTVRVQVELHSKECSLCSTDLRWMGELTAAVHRLPQPSASDDIWNRIENVLDAKMTKQSMNHIDPKQKVKRKERSEKFPWNRRGFIVSVSWVTAATLLFGLGVAWHSDWHSSADHEPLEKYVQQFTSSPTLAQRELTEAYSGRKVTADEAVQLVGYHGANIQTPPSGFTQDSLYVLDMPCCKCIQANWRRADGSCIAIFEHKKTSEPWFGNQPSRSIDCAGRSCRIVETGTQFAATWSIGDRMVTVVGLHNTDELNKIVETLS; from the coding sequence ATGAATTGCACGGAATCACAAACGTTACTCTCCGCTTTCTACGATGACGAACTCGATCAGACCGTTCGTGTTCAGGTCGAACTGCACTCCAAAGAGTGCTCTCTATGTTCAACCGACCTGCGATGGATGGGGGAACTCACGGCTGCGGTTCATAGGTTGCCACAACCAAGTGCGTCAGACGATATCTGGAACCGAATCGAAAATGTGCTCGACGCAAAAATGACAAAGCAGTCGATGAATCACATCGACCCCAAGCAGAAAGTAAAACGCAAGGAGCGATCGGAAAAGTTTCCTTGGAATCGACGTGGATTCATTGTTTCGGTTAGCTGGGTCACGGCAGCAACCTTGCTTTTCGGGCTTGGCGTTGCCTGGCACAGCGATTGGCATTCGTCCGCCGACCACGAGCCGTTGGAAAAGTATGTTCAACAATTCACATCCAGTCCGACGCTCGCTCAACGGGAATTGACTGAGGCATATTCGGGGCGCAAAGTTACCGCTGACGAGGCGGTCCAACTCGTTGGCTATCACGGTGCGAATATCCAAACGCCGCCCAGTGGCTTTACGCAAGACAGCTTGTATGTGCTCGATATGCCCTGTTGCAAGTGTATCCAAGCGAACTGGCGGCGCGCCGATGGTTCGTGCATCGCGATCTTTGAACATAAGAAAACGAGCGAACCGTGGTTCGGGAATCAACCAAGCCGCAGCATTGACTGCGCGGGGCGATCTTGCCGAATTGTCGAAACAGGAACCCAATTTGCAGCAACTTGGAGTATTGGCGACCGAATGGTCACGGTTGTCGGCCTCCACAATACCGACGAACTGAACAAGATCGTGGAAACGTTGTCGTAA
- a CDS encoding anti-sigma factor family protein: MCCKTIEEQLSDYFDGELSETVSEEIRSHLQRCESCRSVIADFERIRGLAWNVRSGDSKAPPWSVMETRLQEAQSPVTPTDPSRHANRKSSRARDLVVIAASIAASVLILAWVRRPAEHSSLMAHSGQSHSHSHQGGDAASASEINFQDTVSLQRQDTLVAMQSLSKTYHGKEASLEQVEFDMGNKPIVESSLAGGARLVSTQLLQMPQCNCVDGECTCGPGQCNCVACVCERPDGSTFLVVEQCRGQKVNFGDLPVQLVRRGEHELQVSESDKGFAVTWKATRGRMTAFGLRDLNEVDQLLLAAN, translated from the coding sequence ATGTGCTGCAAAACGATTGAAGAACAACTGTCTGACTACTTCGATGGCGAACTTTCGGAGACGGTGTCCGAAGAGATACGCTCGCATCTGCAGCGATGTGAGTCTTGCCGATCGGTGATAGCGGACTTTGAGCGAATTCGCGGCTTGGCTTGGAATGTCCGCTCGGGGGACTCAAAAGCACCTCCGTGGTCCGTGATGGAGACTCGCTTGCAAGAGGCTCAGTCCCCCGTCACCCCGACTGATCCTTCGCGTCATGCCAATCGTAAATCCTCGCGAGCTCGAGATCTGGTCGTGATTGCCGCTTCGATCGCAGCTTCGGTCCTGATCCTTGCCTGGGTCCGGCGACCGGCCGAGCATTCGTCGCTGATGGCTCATTCGGGGCAATCACATTCTCACTCACACCAGGGTGGCGACGCGGCGAGCGCCTCGGAAATCAACTTCCAGGACACCGTTTCACTACAGCGTCAGGACACGCTCGTGGCGATGCAGTCGCTGTCGAAGACCTATCACGGTAAGGAAGCTTCGCTTGAGCAAGTGGAATTCGACATGGGCAACAAACCGATTGTTGAGTCGTCGTTGGCTGGTGGGGCGAGACTCGTGTCGACACAGCTTTTGCAAATGCCGCAGTGCAATTGCGTCGACGGTGAATGCACTTGCGGACCAGGCCAGTGCAATTGCGTCGCTTGCGTTTGTGAGCGGCCCGATGGATCGACGTTCCTGGTTGTCGAACAATGCCGTGGCCAGAAGGTTAACTTTGGCGATCTGCCCGTACAACTTGTTCGTCGTGGCGAGCATGAGTTGCAGGTCAGCGAAAGCGACAAGGGATTCGCAGTCACGTGGAAGGCAACTCGAGGCCGGATGACGGCGTTCGGATTGCGTGATCTGAATGAAGTGGACCAATTGCTGCTGGCGGCCAACTAA
- a CDS encoding BON domain-containing protein, with product MDTDDTRPDEPERCIAEIARQRLHVRGYSLARLVRCDEQNGVIVLNGTVPSYFLKQMAQETVRSIQGVSRIVSKIEVEKQ from the coding sequence ATGGATACTGATGACACACGGCCCGACGAACCCGAACGCTGCATCGCTGAGATAGCGAGGCAGCGTTTGCATGTGCGGGGTTACTCGTTGGCCCGGCTGGTTCGGTGTGACGAGCAAAATGGCGTTATCGTTCTTAACGGAACCGTGCCAAGTTACTTCCTGAAACAGATGGCTCAGGAGACTGTTCGCTCGATCCAGGGCGTCAGCCGGATTGTCAGCAAGATTGAAGTTGAGAAACAATGA
- a CDS encoding heavy metal translocating P-type ATPase: MPTTQNTATDPACGMQVTPGEALQSSHEGKHYYFCSESCQEKFEADPAGVIAARAKKEEEKGSKGDGEHSCCGGSSNKATAEPSSCCSPNSQTPGLPLSQTPPLSDSQSIYTCPMHPEIEQVGPGDCPICGMDLEPKVVDMAAEEDGEQYADMKRRFWVGVVLSVPLLILAMGPMVGLRLAELMSDSVFGWLQLALATPVVFWCGWPLLVRGAKSFRSMNLNMFSLIALGTLAAFGFSLVVVLFPSLIPEAFFENGKPPLYFEAAAAIITLVLLGQVLELRARQQTSGAIRELMQLAPDIAHRITDDGEEDVSLDAVVKGDRLRVRPGEKVPVDGRVLSGSSRVDESMLTGEPVPVAKEEGDEVTGGTLNQTGALVVEAVSVGNESVLSRIVQMVADAQRSRAPIQKLVDVVARYFVPAVIACSILAFIGWAVFGPEPKLAHAFVAAVAVLIIACPCALGLATPMSVMVGVGRGAKEGVLIKNAEVLEVMEKVDTIVVDKTGTLTQGRPEVTSIETFSDWQQADVLTLAAAVEGQSEHPLAQAVVRRAKADGLTVPPSHDFESITGGGVKAKVDQHNLLIGKADLLAQEGVEGVEQAKARAVEHQESGSTAIFIAVDGNVAAVFAIADPIKESTPAALKTLHELGLKVVMLTGDAQATAQAVATKLGIDEFHAGVSPQEKHEFVAKLKKEGHIVAMAGDGINDAPALAEANVGIAMGTGTGVAIESAGVTLVGGDLRGVAAAGNLSRKTMRNIRQNLFFAFIYNALGIPVAAGLLYPLFGVLLSPMIAAAAMSFSSVSVIGNALRLRAAKL; encoded by the coding sequence ATGCCTACAACCCAAAATACCGCCACCGATCCCGCGTGCGGAATGCAAGTCACACCTGGTGAGGCTCTGCAAAGTTCGCACGAGGGAAAGCACTACTATTTTTGCAGCGAGAGTTGTCAAGAGAAGTTCGAGGCCGATCCGGCTGGCGTGATCGCTGCGCGAGCGAAGAAAGAAGAGGAGAAGGGGAGTAAGGGAGACGGGGAGCATTCATGTTGTGGTGGATCGTCGAACAAAGCGACTGCTGAACCCTCAAGCTGCTGTTCTCCTAACTCTCAAACTCCCGGACTCCCCCTCTCCCAGACTCCCCCTCTTTCTGACTCCCAATCTATCTACACCTGTCCAATGCACCCTGAGATTGAGCAGGTTGGGCCGGGGGATTGTCCGATCTGCGGCATGGACTTGGAGCCTAAGGTTGTTGACATGGCAGCCGAGGAGGACGGTGAGCAGTATGCGGATATGAAACGCCGGTTCTGGGTCGGCGTTGTCTTGTCAGTGCCGCTGCTCATTTTAGCGATGGGGCCGATGGTAGGATTGCGGTTGGCTGAATTGATGTCAGACAGCGTCTTCGGTTGGTTGCAACTTGCGTTAGCAACTCCGGTGGTGTTCTGGTGCGGATGGCCATTGCTCGTTCGCGGAGCAAAATCGTTTCGCTCGATGAACTTGAACATGTTCTCGTTGATCGCTCTCGGTACGCTCGCCGCGTTTGGCTTCAGCTTGGTGGTGGTTCTGTTCCCATCGCTGATCCCCGAGGCGTTCTTCGAGAACGGCAAACCACCACTGTACTTTGAAGCGGCCGCAGCCATTATCACGCTGGTTTTGTTGGGACAAGTGCTAGAACTACGGGCACGCCAACAGACCAGTGGTGCCATTCGAGAGCTGATGCAATTGGCTCCCGACATCGCTCATCGCATCACTGATGATGGGGAAGAAGACGTTTCGCTCGATGCGGTTGTCAAGGGAGACCGGTTACGGGTGCGCCCTGGTGAAAAGGTGCCAGTGGATGGGCGAGTGCTGAGTGGATCAAGCCGTGTGGATGAATCGATGTTGACTGGCGAGCCGGTGCCGGTGGCGAAGGAAGAAGGTGATGAAGTCACTGGCGGTACGCTGAACCAAACCGGTGCGTTGGTGGTCGAAGCAGTGAGCGTAGGCAACGAATCGGTACTCAGCCGAATCGTGCAAATGGTTGCGGATGCACAACGCAGTCGCGCTCCGATCCAAAAATTGGTCGATGTGGTTGCTCGCTACTTTGTCCCGGCAGTGATCGCGTGTTCGATTCTAGCGTTTATCGGTTGGGCCGTTTTTGGTCCAGAGCCAAAACTTGCACACGCATTCGTCGCAGCGGTCGCCGTGTTGATTATCGCGTGCCCGTGTGCTCTCGGTTTAGCAACTCCCATGTCGGTGATGGTCGGCGTCGGGCGTGGAGCGAAGGAAGGCGTTTTGATTAAGAACGCTGAAGTCCTCGAAGTAATGGAGAAGGTCGATACGATCGTCGTGGACAAAACAGGAACACTGACGCAAGGACGTCCCGAAGTCACCTCGATTGAAACTTTCTCCGATTGGCAGCAGGCCGACGTTTTGACGCTTGCTGCGGCGGTCGAGGGTCAAAGCGAGCATCCATTGGCACAAGCAGTGGTGCGTCGTGCGAAGGCAGACGGCTTGACGGTACCGCCGTCGCATGACTTCGAAAGTATCACGGGTGGCGGAGTGAAGGCGAAAGTTGACCAGCACAACTTGCTGATCGGAAAAGCGGATTTGCTTGCCCAAGAAGGGGTGGAAGGAGTCGAGCAGGCGAAAGCTCGTGCGGTGGAGCATCAGGAGTCGGGCAGTACCGCGATCTTTATCGCAGTCGATGGAAACGTGGCCGCAGTTTTTGCCATTGCCGATCCAATTAAAGAGAGTACGCCTGCGGCACTAAAAACGCTGCATGAGCTTGGGCTCAAAGTGGTGATGCTGACGGGTGATGCTCAGGCTACGGCGCAAGCGGTTGCAACCAAGCTTGGCATTGATGAATTTCATGCAGGCGTGTCGCCGCAAGAAAAACACGAGTTTGTAGCGAAGCTGAAGAAGGAAGGGCACATCGTGGCGATGGCGGGTGACGGCATCAATGATGCACCCGCGTTAGCCGAGGCGAATGTCGGGATAGCGATGGGAACAGGGACGGGAGTCGCGATCGAGTCGGCCGGCGTAACATTGGTCGGCGGCGATTTGCGTGGCGTCGCGGCGGCTGGGAACTTGAGCCGCAAGACGATGAGGAACATCCGCCAAAATCTATTCTTCGCGTTCATCTACAATGCATTGGGAATTCCCGTCGCGGCTGGTTTGTTGTATCCGCTGTTTGGTGTTCTGTTGAGTCCCATGATTGCGGCAGCGGCGATGAGTTTCAGCAGCGTGTCGGTAATCGGAAATGCGCTGCGATTAAGAGCCGCAAAGCTGTAG
- a CDS encoding response regulator — protein MDNPKHSSLGAIAFVVEPSNAISAHLTADLTRAGYRAGRVSSVNEAMTLCSKFGPELILANLSLPNQTAWQLASTLALHDSGTRLLLYGHDIAVHHYAMADFLGIERLIEYSNDLSALSATLQPLFDNRRDKAARKRPSLVA, from the coding sequence ATGGATAATCCAAAACACAGTTCATTAGGTGCGATCGCATTTGTCGTGGAACCATCCAATGCGATTTCAGCACATTTGACTGCTGACCTCACCCGAGCGGGTTATCGTGCGGGTCGTGTTTCTTCCGTGAACGAAGCGATGACGTTGTGTAGTAAGTTTGGTCCCGAGCTAATTCTCGCCAACCTTTCACTACCGAACCAAACGGCATGGCAATTGGCATCGACGCTGGCGCTACACGACAGCGGCACACGCTTACTACTCTATGGTCACGATATCGCGGTGCATCACTATGCAATGGCAGATTTCCTAGGAATCGAACGGTTGATCGAATACAGCAATGATCTTTCTGCTCTATCAGCGACATTGCAACCACTATTCGACAATCGACGCGACAAGGCGGCACGAAAACGGCCTTCACTTGTCGCGTAG